A genomic region of Parus major isolate Abel chromosome 14, Parus_major1.1, whole genome shotgun sequence contains the following coding sequences:
- the LOC107211356 gene encoding ankyrin repeat and fibronectin type-III domain-containing protein 1-like isoform X3 has product MTQQMRDLQLAQARKPPGPSSPNAAKRLYRNLSGKFRVNYTSFDEGSLVGRGEKEKLRKSYLFQSNAALFEAVELQDLDRVQELLKHYSPEELDLNTPNSEGLLPLDIAIMTNNAPIARALLQAGAKESPHFVSLESRSLHLSTLVREAEQRVNELMAQVVNEAPNADCSEKEKQLKAWEWRFRLYKRMKAGFEHARVPDAPSSVHLSVASSSSLQVTFWEPLSVNSAVVTKYKVEWSCSPTFSPLLGEAVIDKLKDLHFTIQGLVSGTAYHVRVSAYNMKGWGPPQASMPPFAIPSNWREYDGRAPRRRGQAEALDHLLGQVKTVHQHCICHEPCKNQPQSRKHSVSKSLKHLFHPGSKFLKTLKRGLYLTAIFYKDDNILVTHEDQIPVVEIDDTYSCLLMQDFLWLTKVSCMWDEILWLRQCVTVSQSSCSCILQTRFKMLLAISQMQGLLGIQDLGQVFFEPIKDKQGNILIVTLKEVKTNQTFESVRWVPICKLQSSRKSVSSPEEPTALDTLLISVQDKLAYHQRSSHALSPGLYLGYLKLCSAVDQIRVLVPEQLPNILCHVKIRSNPNISREEWEWLQKMASVEEPVPTEPEADRSQNPLFQELQVAIKELMTLVNIPLQEAKDFRLYSQEVLDFGDQVSFLLLLPPSDDVCTAPGQNNPYTPRSGFLTLPLQIFELVHFFTYDREFITQYCQVSALLELESLLSQQSLREAFSDAELSTAKQRHQQVQDYIQQMEEIWREMRWIMDVLQHARYKQPSCGVSLSGFLSEPGGPVKEQTRSSLSHLDYLPSPVPSPETSRKLNSDSHGLSDEEGSSEVFLATDSDYDSSRAQSPKELDLVFSSSGPESCGRRGPRSLRDSAPDVLQSHELKTSPPVPPPSEEPRPPAKLYDSDFVLPSRQIELLRITEKRQAYCVRTSSLDFPKPHCPAPRKSCPGSVDSSPAESRTAGHRSQLRPGTASTPSPERRRGGQGSEPVCRTRSDEWTRNSPEQQPEQPGGLADRGKKPGSVTLRVCPQYETGLSEETSVKLHITSQTPAREVVKLVVLEMNDISRDVLGGSAAVFYGEEQLEHFGLVFAAGESERWLPDDFLLLSLHTSQPEGRFYVRIKETSPLVLQYGPATTV; this is encoded by the exons ATGACGCAGCAGATGCGGgacctgcagctggcacaggccaGGAAGCCACCAGGCCCTTCCTCACCAAATGCAGCCAAGAGGCTCTACCGAAACCTGTCTGGGAAATTCCGTGTCAACTACACCTCCTTCGATGAGGGCAGCCTGGTGGGACGGGGTGAGAAGGAGAAGCTCCGCAAGTCCTACCTG TTCCAAAGCAATGCTGCACTCTTTgaggctgtggagctgcaggacctTGACagggtgcaggagctgctgaagcactacagccctgaggagctggaCCTCAACACCCCCAACAGCGAGGGGCTTCTGCCCCTGGACATCGCCATCATGACCAACAACGCTCCCAttgccagggctctgctgcaggcaggagcaaaGGAGAGCCCACACT TTGTGAGCCTGGAGAGCCGCTCTCTGCACCTGTCCACGCTGGTGCGGGAGGCGGAGCAGCGCGTCAACGAGCTGATGGCACAGGTGGTGAACGAGGCCCCCAACGCCGACTGCTCcgagaaggagaagcagctcaAGGCCTGGGAGTGGCGGTTCCGGCTTTACAAGCGCATGAAGGCAGGGTTTGAGCATGCCA gagTGCCAGATGCCCCCAGCAGCGTCCACCTCTCTgtggccagcagctcctcattgCAGGTGACCTTCTGGGAGCCCCTGAGTGTCAACTCTGCCGTTGTCACCAAGTACAAAG TGGAGTGGAGCTGTTCCCCCACCTTCTCACCATTGCTGGGAGAAGCTGTGATCGACAAGCTGAAGGACCTGCACTTCACCATTCAGGGGCTGGTGTCG GGCACAGCGTACCACGTCCGTGTGTCTGCCTACAACATGAAGGGCTGGGGTCCCCCGCAAGCCTCCATGCCCCCCTTTGCCATCCCTTCCA ACTGGCGGGAGTATGATGGCCGGGCGCCGCGGCGGAGGGGACAGGCTGAAGCTCTGGACCATCTGCTGGGCCAGGTGAAGACTGTCCACCAGCACTGCATTTGCCATG AGCCCTGCAAGAACCAGCCCCAGAGCAGAAAGCATTCGGTCTCCAAGAGCCTCAAGCACCTCTTCCACCCTGGCAGCAAGTTTCTCAAGACACTGAAGCG GGGCCTGTACCTGACAGCCATCTTCTACAAGGATGACAACATCCTGGTGACGCACGAAGACCAGATCCCCGTGGTGGAGATTGATGACACCTACTCCTGCCTACTCATGCAGGATTTCCTCTGGCTCACCAAG GTTTCATGTATGTGGGATGAGATCCTGTGGCTGCGGCAGTGTGTCACCGTGTCCCagtcctcctgctcctgcatccTGCAGACGCGCTTCAAGATGCTGCTCGCCATCTCGCAGATGCAG gggctgctgggcaTCCAGGACCTGGGGCAGGTCTTCTTTGAGCCCATCAAAGACAAACAGGGCAACATCCTCATCGTCACCCTGAAGGAGGTGAAGACCAACCAGACCTTCGAGAGCGTCCGCTGGGTCCCCATCTgcaagctgcagagcagccGCAAGTCCGTGTCCTCCCCAGAGGAGCCCACGGCTCTGGACACGCTGCTCATCTCTGTCCAG GACAAGCTGGCTTATCACCAGCGGAGCAGCCATGCCCTCTCCCCAGGCCTCTACCTGGGCTACTTGAAGCTGTGCAGTGCCGTGGATCAGATCCGAGTGCTggtgccagagcagctccccaaTATCCTGTGCCACGTCAAGATTCGCTCCAACCCCAACATCTCCAG GGAGGAGTGGGAGTGGCTGCAGAAGATGGCCAGTGTGGAGGAGCCTGTTCCCACAGAGCCAGAGGCTGACAGGTCCCAGAACCCCTTGTTCCAGGAGCTCCAAGTGGCCATCAAGGAGCTGATGACCCTGGTGAACATCCCGTTGCAAGAG GCCAAAGACTTCCGTCTGTACAGCCAAGAGGTGCTGGACTTTGGGGATCAGgtctccttcctgctgctgctgcctccatcAGATGATGTCTGCACTGCTCCAGGCCAGAACAATCCTTATACCCCTCGCTCTGGCTTCCTCACACTGCCACTGCAGATCTTCGAGCTGG TCCACTTCTTCACGTATGACCGGGAGTTCATCACACAGTACTGCCAGGTGTCcgccctgctggagctggagtcgctcctctcccagcagagcctcagGGAGGCTTTCTCTGATGCTGAGCTCTCCACTGCCAAGCAAAGGCACCAGCAGGTTCAGGACTACATCCAG CAAATGGAGGAGATCTGGCGAGAGATGCGCTGGATCATGGATGTCCTGCAGCACGCCCGCTACAAGCAGCCCTCCTGTGGGGTCTCTCTCAGTGGCTTCCTCAGCGAGCCCGGGGGGCCAGTGAAGGAGCAAACCCGATCCTCCTTGTCCCACCTTGACTACCTTCCGTCCCCAGTGCCCTCACCGGAGACCAGCCGCAAGCTCAACTCTG ACTCGCACGGGCTGTCGGATGAGGAAGGCTCCTCGGAGGTGTTCCTGGCCACCGACAGTGACTACGACTCCAGCCGGGCGCAGAGCCCGAAGGAGCTCGACCTGGTGTTCTCCTCCTCGGGGCCCGAGAGCTGCGGCCGGAGGGGGCCCCGCAGCCTGCGGGACAGTGCCCCGGACGTCCTGCAGAGCCACGAGCTCAAGACCTCACCCCCAGTGCCGCCACCGTCCGAGGAGCCCCGGCCACCGGCCAAGCTCTATGACAGTGACTTTGTCCTGCCCAGCCGGCAGATCGAGCTGCTGCGCATCACGGAGAAGCGACAGGCGTACTGCGTTCGGACCAGCAGCCTGGACTTCCCCAAGCCCCACTGTCCCGCCCCGAGAAAGTCCTGCCCCGGCTCCGTGGACAGCTCCCCGGCAGAGAGCAGGACCGCGGGCCACCGCAGCCAGCTCAGGCCGGGGACTGCCTCGACACCCAGCCCCGAGCGCCGCCGGGGCGGACAGGGCTCGGAGCCCGTCTGCCGGACGCGCTCGGATGAGTGGACTCGGAACTcgccagagcagcagccagagcagcccgGGGGCTTGGCCGACCGAGGGAAGAAGCCGGGCTCTGTCACCTTGAGGGTCTGCCCTCAGTATGAAACGGGACTCTCCGAAGAAACCAGTGTCAAG CTGCACATCACCAGCCAGACACCTGCCAGGGAGGTGGTCAAGTTGGTGGTGCTGGAGATGAACGACATCTCACGGGATGTGCTGGGCGGCTCGGCCGCCGTCTTCTACGgcgaggagcagctggagcacttCGGACTGGTGTTCGCTGCTGGCGAGAGCGAGCGGTGGCTCCCCGATGACTTCTTACTCCTGTCCCTCCACACCAGCCAGCCCGAGGGGCGGTTCTACGTCCGCATCAAGGAGACGTCTCCTCTGGTGCTCCAGTACGGGCCAGCCACCACCGTATGA